In Candidatus Chlorohelix allophototropha, the following are encoded in one genomic region:
- a CDS encoding YbhB/YbcL family Raf kinase inhibitor-like protein, which translates to MRMMSKILAICMLIAILSACGTESNATISTSNALTNPATISPALSSSFVLQSSEVVAGGILPKDYTCDGTSATLPLSWSGVPNGTQEFALIMHHIPATGDSHWYWTLYNIPSTVTSLGRNVIGIGTLGNNSVNHKTEYAPPCSKGPGMKVYTYTIYALSGSPKLTVPPAQVNRDTLLAAIKDNTLASTTLNVSYSR; encoded by the coding sequence ATGCGAATGATGAGCAAAATTCTTGCAATCTGTATGTTAATAGCAATATTGAGTGCATGTGGGACGGAAAGCAACGCTACTATAAGCACATCCAATGCACTCACTAATCCTGCTACGATATCTCCTGCATTATCCTCATCTTTTGTCCTGCAAAGTAGCGAAGTTGTAGCGGGTGGTATATTACCGAAAGATTATACCTGCGATGGGACAAGCGCCACATTGCCGCTTTCCTGGAGCGGTGTACCAAATGGAACTCAAGAGTTTGCACTGATTATGCACCACATTCCAGCGACGGGCGATAGCCACTGGTACTGGACACTCTATAATATTCCCTCCACTGTTACCAGCTTAGGGCGTAACGTCATCGGTATCGGAACGCTTGGAAATAACAGCGTCAATCATAAAACTGAATATGCCCCGCCCTGTTCTAAAGGACCGGGAATGAAAGTTTATACCTATACAATTTATGCTCTCTCAGGGTCTCCCAAACTGACTGTGCCACCCGCGCAAGTCAACAGGGATACCTTGCTGGCAGCTATTAAAGACAACACCCTTGCCAGCACTACATTAAATGTCAGTTATTCCCGATAA
- a CDS encoding ArsR/SmtB family transcription factor codes for MSEYNHKEIAQLFKILSNPGRVAILEALRDDEHCVCHIENRLKYRQAYISQQLILLREAGLVEDRRDGWNIYYRVTSSEVFGLIDTARTALKLPTDFKRKVTASDNCPCPKCNQLLTNVSG; via the coding sequence ATGAGTGAATATAATCACAAAGAAATAGCGCAACTGTTCAAAATCCTCTCAAACCCCGGCAGAGTGGCAATTCTTGAGGCTTTAAGGGATGACGAACATTGCGTCTGCCATATTGAGAATAGACTTAAATATCGGCAAGCATACATCTCCCAACAACTAATCTTGTTAAGAGAAGCGGGTCTAGTAGAAGACCGTCGGGACGGTTGGAACATTTATTACCGGGTTACTAGCTCAGAGGTTTTCGGGCTTATCGATACCGCCCGTACCGCGCTTAAACTACCCACAGATTTCAAGCGGAAAGTAACAGCATCCGATAATTGTCCTTGCCCAAAGTGCAATCAGTTGTTAACTAATGTCAGTGGATAG
- a CDS encoding metallophosphoesterase family protein, translating into MSDKQSRMWVTRRKFVRMALLASPAIALIACGEQPNATPQPQTQQLQNTATSQPLAQRQPTAQPSVQKTVAQTSVAGNATSYFLGKELLGLITDHSVMVKLMAVKELEAYIEFGTDSGKYTAKTNPVVIEKEKPFELLIDNLNADTQYYYRLLYRMRGDSAFLAGNAYSFHTQRKPDETFTFTIQADSHRDENTNEELYRRTLANILADKPDFHIDLGDTFMTEKFAKTEGEVINRYVEERQFFDLIGHSIPLFLVNGNHEGENGWMLNGKANNLAVWASNARNTYYLNPKPDSFYSGNGKEENFVGKRGGYYSWEWGNALFVTLDPFWYSTKKSSSFETNWNYTLGKEQYDWFKGILEKSKAKYKFVFSHNLVGGSDKDARGGIEPAKYFEWGGLNNDGSYGFDKNRARWGKPIHQLMVENKVTAFFHGHDHFFAKQELDGIVYQLVPQPGNPGYNKKDQGAEYGYVNGVLMPPAGHIRVTVSNLNVTVEYVRAYLAKDENKDRKNGESAYTYVMVFD; encoded by the coding sequence ATGTCAGATAAACAATCCCGCATGTGGGTAACTCGCCGCAAATTTGTCAGAATGGCGTTATTAGCTTCTCCCGCTATTGCGCTTATAGCTTGCGGGGAACAGCCCAATGCCACACCTCAGCCACAAACACAACAGCTACAAAATACTGCAACTTCTCAACCTCTAGCACAAAGGCAACCTACCGCCCAACCTTCTGTGCAAAAAACAGTTGCACAAACTTCCGTAGCAGGAAATGCAACAAGTTATTTTTTGGGCAAAGAACTGCTTGGGCTTATTACAGACCACTCAGTAATGGTAAAATTAATGGCGGTTAAAGAGCTTGAAGCCTACATAGAATTTGGAACAGATAGCGGAAAATACACTGCAAAAACGAATCCGGTAGTAATTGAGAAAGAAAAACCTTTTGAACTTTTAATAGATAATCTTAACGCCGATACGCAATATTATTATAGATTGCTTTACAGGATGCGAGGAGATAGCGCCTTTCTCGCCGGGAATGCCTACAGCTTTCACACACAGCGAAAGCCCGACGAAACTTTTACTTTTACAATCCAAGCCGACTCTCATCGGGATGAGAATACCAACGAGGAGCTTTACCGGAGAACGCTTGCCAACATACTGGCAGATAAACCAGATTTTCACATTGACCTTGGCGATACATTTATGACGGAAAAGTTCGCAAAAACTGAAGGAGAGGTTATTAACCGGTATGTGGAAGAAAGACAATTTTTCGACCTCATCGGTCATTCCATTCCACTTTTTCTGGTCAATGGAAATCACGAAGGTGAAAACGGATGGATGCTGAACGGTAAGGCAAATAATCTTGCGGTATGGGCTTCAAACGCTCGCAATACATATTACTTGAATCCAAAGCCTGACAGTTTTTATTCAGGAAACGGAAAAGAGGAGAATTTTGTTGGCAAGCGGGGCGGTTACTATTCATGGGAATGGGGCAATGCTTTGTTTGTGACGCTTGACCCGTTTTGGTATTCAACCAAAAAATCCAGTTCATTTGAGACAAACTGGAATTACACATTGGGCAAAGAGCAATATGACTGGTTTAAGGGCATTCTTGAAAAAAGCAAGGCTAAATATAAGTTTGTTTTTAGCCATAATCTGGTAGGGGGTTCTGATAAGGATGCCAGAGGGGGAATAGAGCCAGCAAAATACTTTGAATGGGGCGGCTTAAATAACGATGGAAGCTACGGGTTTGATAAAAACCGTGCCAGATGGGGCAAGCCAATACACCAATTAATGGTGGAGAACAAAGTAACCGCTTTTTTTCATGGGCATGACCACTTTTTTGCAAAGCAAGAATTGGATGGAATTGTATATCAGTTAGTACCACAACCCGGAAACCCCGGCTACAATAAAAAAGACCAAGGTGCGGAATATGGCTATGTAAATGGGGTTCTTATGCCTCCAGCCGGACATATACGGGTTACTGTTTCAAACTTAAATGTAACAGTGGAATATGTAAGGGCTTATCTGGCAAAAGATGAAAACAAGGACAGAAAAAATGGGGAATCAGCATACACGTATGTTATGGTGTTCGATTAG
- a CDS encoding CpXC domain-containing protein yields MLNPALQPYLLDCPQCGKPFETQVHTIVLPGSPAFEALKQAELNRSSCPHCGQAGYLLVPFVLYQPGRVTCFIPHFQEMSEQARQELVAPLVSMLRQVAGEEFEAEGQVQVGVSENYETMVQLARGEVGAEGEEAAKLRYLIGILQLMLQVDAVQLAALKAKHQDKLPALVELAEGFAAQESGRNPAMVEALQALALKLKETAPKVQEPYA; encoded by the coding sequence TTGCTTAACCCTGCGCTACAACCTTACCTGCTAGATTGCCCTCAGTGTGGCAAGCCTTTTGAAACACAGGTGCACACGATTGTACTGCCCGGCAGCCCTGCTTTTGAGGCGCTCAAGCAAGCGGAGTTGAACCGGAGTAGCTGCCCTCACTGCGGGCAAGCTGGTTATCTGCTGGTGCCTTTTGTGCTGTACCAACCGGGGCGAGTTACCTGCTTTATTCCCCACTTTCAGGAGATGTCGGAGCAAGCACGACAGGAGTTGGTGGCACCGTTGGTGAGTATGCTCAGGCAGGTGGCAGGGGAGGAGTTTGAGGCGGAGGGGCAAGTGCAGGTCGGGGTGAGCGAAAATTACGAGACGATGGTGCAACTGGCAAGGGGCGAGGTAGGGGCAGAGGGTGAGGAAGCCGCCAAACTGCGCTATTTGATCGGTATCTTACAACTGATGTTGCAGGTTGATGCGGTGCAACTGGCTGCCCTGAAAGCGAAGCATCAGGATAAACTCCCTGCTCTGGTAGAACTGGCGGAAGGGTTTGCAGCGCAAGAGAGTGGACGTAATCCTGCCATGGTGGAAGCCTTGCAAGCGCTGGCTCTTAAATTGAAAGAGACCGCGCCAAAGGTCCAAGAGCCCTACGCTTGA
- a CDS encoding NAD(P)/FAD-dependent oxidoreductase, whose translation MKKILVLGGGIGGVEAAISLAKEFKKKTDYQIDLISDRKDLFIYPLSIWIPVGKRTPEDVSMPIAEIAAKRGFNFIQEKVERILTAENKVITSSKEHSYDYLVVAIGGAKLKPKGVENTLSICGGGDEAVRIRDRFNALVEKGSGTIACGFSGNPKDPTAVRGGPVFEVLFNLDHFLREKGIRQNFKLVFFSPSEEAGKRLGEPGLKKVQSLFVERQIEPIMGKKITEFGTDGVLFEDGTKLETDLTIFTPGMQGNPVLANGDLPRTDAGFIPINDFCQVEFPGTAQHKPSNCYAIGDNTAFDGPEWRAKQGHLAEAMARNTAKNIALREEGKEQTATFSEHLNIMCVMDLGKEAAFIYRDRKRAMAPTGKWAHWSKLAWEKYYKLNKNGKVPNAPV comes from the coding sequence TTGAAAAAGATATTGGTATTAGGAGGAGGTATCGGTGGGGTTGAAGCCGCTATCTCTCTGGCAAAAGAATTCAAAAAGAAAACCGATTACCAGATAGATCTTATTTCTGACCGGAAAGACCTTTTTATCTACCCACTCTCGATTTGGATTCCGGTTGGTAAGCGCACCCCAGAAGATGTTTCGATGCCAATTGCGGAAATTGCAGCAAAACGCGGGTTCAATTTTATTCAAGAAAAGGTTGAACGCATACTGACGGCTGAAAACAAGGTTATTACCAGCAGCAAAGAACATAGCTACGATTATTTAGTGGTTGCCATCGGTGGCGCCAAGTTGAAACCAAAAGGGGTTGAAAACACTCTCTCGATTTGTGGCGGTGGGGATGAAGCGGTCAGAATCCGCGACAGATTTAATGCACTGGTTGAGAAGGGCAGCGGTACCATCGCCTGTGGTTTTTCCGGCAACCCCAAAGACCCCACTGCGGTTAGAGGTGGTCCGGTTTTCGAGGTGCTTTTTAACCTTGATCATTTCCTCAGAGAGAAAGGTATTCGCCAGAATTTCAAGTTGGTATTTTTCAGCCCATCAGAAGAGGCAGGTAAACGCCTCGGCGAACCTGGACTTAAAAAGGTACAAAGCCTATTTGTAGAACGCCAAATTGAGCCGATTATGGGTAAGAAAATAACTGAATTTGGCACAGACGGAGTATTATTTGAAGATGGTACCAAATTAGAGACTGACCTCACCATTTTTACTCCCGGTATGCAAGGTAATCCGGTTCTCGCGAATGGCGATTTGCCTCGTACTGATGCTGGGTTTATCCCAATTAACGATTTTTGCCAAGTTGAATTTCCCGGCACAGCGCAGCACAAGCCTTCAAATTGCTATGCCATCGGGGATAACACCGCTTTCGATGGACCTGAGTGGCGCGCTAAACAGGGTCACTTGGCTGAAGCAATGGCTCGAAATACCGCTAAAAACATTGCGCTTCGGGAAGAAGGCAAAGAGCAAACCGCAACTTTCAGCGAGCATCTTAACATTATGTGCGTGATGGATTTGGGTAAGGAAGCGGCTTTTATCTACCGTGATAGAAAGCGGGCAATGGCGCCTACTGGCAAATGGGCGCATTGGTCTAAGCTAGCTTGGGAGAAATATTACAAACTTAACAAAAATGGCAAAGTACCCAACGCCCCGGTTTAG
- a CDS encoding carboxymuconolactone decarboxylase family protein, producing the protein MPTKPFRRRKYDNLSQFRAELAYLLRNRKNLRHALKGETISGAFRQRLMLVVTSVNRCRYCAAYHSQVSLVAGLTHPEIAELLEGTIEDCPSEEIPALLYARQWAENNSYPDKEAYDELAGIYGVEKAELIELALKTIRVGNLSGNTFDYLLCRLSRGLWGCPELRQKSA; encoded by the coding sequence GTGCCAACCAAACCATTCAGGCGGAGAAAATATGATAATTTGAGCCAGTTCCGCGCTGAACTGGCTTATTTACTGAGGAATCGAAAAAACCTGAGACACGCTCTAAAAGGCGAAACTATCTCAGGTGCTTTCCGGCAACGCCTGATGTTGGTAGTAACCTCCGTTAACCGTTGCCGCTATTGTGCTGCCTACCATTCGCAGGTTTCCCTTGTCGCCGGATTAACCCATCCCGAAATAGCGGAACTTTTAGAGGGAACTATCGAGGATTGCCCTTCAGAGGAAATTCCAGCGCTTCTTTATGCCCGCCAATGGGCGGAGAATAATAGCTACCCTGATAAGGAAGCCTATGATGAATTGGCTGGAATTTACGGTGTGGAGAAAGCAGAACTGATTGAACTGGCATTAAAAACTATCCGAGTGGGGAATTTAAGCGGTAACACTTTTGACTATTTATTGTGCCGCTTATCGCGGGGGTTATGGGGCTGTCCCGAACTTCGACAAAAATCGGCATAA
- a CDS encoding response regulator transcription factor, with product MNIKILVADDDPVFRELVCDIVRKQGYNPIEACDGQQALDLYFSSNDFDLLLLDVMMPQYNGWEVLREIREHSDVPIIMLTALGDEVHEVQGLRKGADDYISKPFSYEVFVARLNTLLRKIKKERFAEITVGELKINQAAQKVTVGDLEIDLHRKEYNLLLYLLKNRNRVLSREQILTSIWGYDFEGDARTIDTHVKTLRAKLSNCGEYIKTVRGSGYMFDVNEP from the coding sequence ATGAATATAAAAATCCTTGTTGCGGATGATGACCCGGTTTTTAGAGAGCTTGTATGCGATATTGTAAGAAAACAGGGCTACAATCCGATTGAGGCGTGTGATGGACAACAAGCCCTTGACCTTTATTTTAGCTCTAACGATTTCGACCTCTTATTATTAGACGTAATGATGCCCCAGTATAATGGTTGGGAGGTACTCAGGGAAATAAGAGAACATTCGGATGTTCCGATTATTATGCTGACAGCACTAGGCGATGAGGTGCATGAAGTGCAAGGGCTTAGAAAAGGAGCGGACGACTATATTTCCAAGCCCTTTAGTTATGAAGTTTTTGTCGCTAGGCTTAATACCCTTTTAAGAAAGATAAAAAAAGAAAGATTTGCCGAGATAACTGTGGGAGAATTAAAAATTAATCAGGCTGCCCAAAAAGTAACGGTAGGTGATTTGGAAATTGATTTACACCGCAAAGAATATAACCTTCTGTTATATCTCCTGAAAAACAGAAATCGGGTACTATCCAGAGAACAGATTTTAACTAGTATATGGGGTTATGATTTTGAGGGTGATGCTAGGACTATTGATACACACGTAAAAACACTTCGCGCCAAGCTTTCTAATTGTGGCGAATATATTAAAACCGTTCGGGGTAGTGGGTATATGTTTGACGTGAATGAGCCATGA
- a CDS encoding glutaredoxin domain-containing protein encodes MNIAYFRKSNYSLNQTVENVNRKAREQGWKILGEVDLPDQGGKMLLICRPEWLSTVINEDYNLLGFLPCAITIFEREGEVRVGTGQPTIIKALSQSQDIAELAGQAESQTRELIHEAAGVSDLKPTGVKLYSTRSCPYCNMEKNWLEGHKIEHQVVYVDNDQKEAKAMVNKTGQMGVPVTEILFENGESEYIIGFDKPKLSSLLGV; translated from the coding sequence ATGAATATCGCGTATTTTAGAAAAAGCAACTACTCCCTAAATCAGACTGTTGAAAACGTGAACCGGAAAGCCCGCGAACAAGGTTGGAAAATCCTAGGAGAAGTTGACCTACCAGATCAGGGCGGCAAGATGCTTTTGATCTGCCGCCCCGAATGGTTGAGCACTGTTATTAATGAGGATTATAACCTGTTGGGCTTCCTTCCCTGCGCTATCACAATTTTCGAGAGAGAAGGGGAAGTGCGAGTCGGCACCGGACAGCCCACTATTATCAAAGCTCTCTCCCAAAGCCAAGATATAGCCGAACTTGCCGGACAGGCGGAAAGCCAAACCAGAGAACTAATCCACGAGGCGGCAGGAGTAAGCGACCTGAAACCAACCGGAGTAAAGCTTTATTCCACCAGGTCTTGCCCCTATTGCAATATGGAAAAGAACTGGCTAGAGGGTCATAAGATTGAACATCAGGTAGTGTATGTCGACAATGACCAGAAGGAAGCGAAGGCGATGGTAAACAAAACCGGTCAAATGGGAGTTCCTGTAACTGAAATCCTGTTTGAGAACGGAGAATCCGAGTATATTATCGGCTTTGACAAACCAAAGCTCTCCAGTCTGTTAGGTGTATAG
- a CDS encoding sensor histidine kinase, whose protein sequence is MRTIRAKLALIFALFMFFLIVCGILLNALFLEPYYIFKNKDIFISTDAEISKEYISNKRNVPNLISLIDRVESISCTITDKDLNALYNSFPPNPDTNDTRLPNEIEQLILNNQKQLSENYIYTVVERPNDQAPKLVFVSRMAGGELIILRKPMKGIGESVAIANQFYFISGFISLILGGVFIFIFSKKITRPIIEMSNVAVSISNLDFSKRVLSDSQDEIGNLGRSINNISEKLSASMDSLKLDVERKKQLVRNISHELKTPIGVIKGYAEGLKFGVAEDKEKTDRYCTVIAAECNRMDNMVRELLNLSLLESGMFQIHLSRFDAAELIEKVLERFEPTFLEKNITLDLNIPKNLIVAADYELLERAINNYITNAINHLEGMRLIKVTAEKKESGIRIAVYNTGKPIPKDDLPHIWDVFYKVDKARSRQYGGHGLGLSIVQMIAELHGGITGVENVSEGVLFFIEIP, encoded by the coding sequence ATGAGAACAATTCGCGCAAAGTTGGCTTTAATATTCGCCCTATTCATGTTTTTTTTGATTGTCTGCGGAATACTTTTAAATGCATTGTTTTTAGAGCCATATTACATTTTCAAAAACAAGGATATTTTCATCTCTACAGATGCGGAAATCAGCAAGGAATATATAAGTAATAAACGAAATGTACCTAACTTAATAAGCTTGATTGATCGGGTGGAGAGCATAAGCTGCACCATTACCGATAAAGACTTGAATGCTCTATATAATTCTTTCCCCCCCAATCCTGACACCAATGATACCCGCTTACCAAATGAGATTGAACAACTTATCCTCAATAACCAAAAACAGTTGTCAGAAAATTATATCTATACAGTGGTTGAAAGACCCAATGATCAAGCCCCCAAATTAGTTTTTGTTTCACGAATGGCTGGTGGAGAACTTATTATTCTTAGAAAACCGATGAAGGGTATCGGTGAAAGTGTAGCGATTGCGAACCAGTTTTATTTTATTTCGGGGTTTATCTCCTTAATTTTAGGCGGGGTGTTTATATTTATTTTTTCAAAGAAAATCACCAGACCTATTATAGAAATGAGCAATGTGGCAGTAAGCATCTCAAATCTTGACTTTAGTAAACGGGTTCTCAGCGATTCGCAGGATGAGATTGGGAATTTGGGAAGAAGTATCAACAATATTTCTGAAAAATTAAGCGCCAGCATGGATAGCCTTAAACTGGATGTTGAGCGCAAAAAACAGCTTGTCAGGAATATATCACATGAACTAAAAACACCGATCGGTGTAATTAAAGGCTATGCGGAAGGGCTAAAATTCGGTGTGGCTGAAGATAAGGAAAAGACTGATAGATATTGCACAGTTATTGCAGCAGAATGCAATCGTATGGATAACATGGTAAGAGAACTTCTAAATCTTTCGTTACTAGAATCCGGAATGTTCCAGATACACCTTTCCCGATTTGATGCAGCAGAATTGATCGAAAAGGTATTAGAAAGATTTGAACCTACATTTCTTGAAAAAAATATAACTCTCGATTTGAATATCCCAAAGAATTTAATAGTAGCTGCCGATTATGAATTACTTGAAAGAGCTATAAATAATTATATTACAAACGCTATAAATCATTTAGAAGGGATGAGACTCATCAAAGTAACGGCGGAAAAGAAAGAAAGTGGAATAAGAATAGCTGTATATAATACCGGCAAGCCTATACCAAAAGACGACTTGCCCCATATCTGGGACGTTTTTTACAAAGTGGATAAAGCTCGGTCACGGCAGTATGGCGGGCATGGGCTGGGTCTTTCGATAGTGCAAATGATAGCGGAGCTTCATGGCGGTATTACAGGAGTAGAGAATGTAAGTGAGGGTGTGTTGTTCTTTATCGAGATACCTTAG
- a CDS encoding metallophosphoesterase family protein: MSDKQTNTWLTRRKFVRMALLASPALALIACGEQPTATPQPQTQQLLNTPTSTPQPQPQTQPTAVSTVQKSDSKKAQTPTAGIVSVNPAFAMPELLGRPTNNSIAVNIVPVKKLELYVEYGTESAKYTVQTKTIIGEAATPVETLLENLQPNTRYYYRVRYREPGASSFSEVLENSFVTQRAPGSAFIFSIQGDSHPERPQQFDADLYMQTMKNVQAEGADFFLTIGDDFSVDKLSPPTKEGVEQLYIYQRQFLAQIGKSSPVFLVNGNHEQAAKYLLDGTPNNVAVWAQNARNKYFSQPAPDNFYSGDTQAVEFIGQLRDYYAWTWGDALVVTIDPYWHSAVPVDSVLGGGGDKNIDLWDITLGDAQYQWLKKTLEESKAKYKFVFTHHVLGTGRGGTDMASQYEWGGKNKKGVWEFDKKRPGWELPIHQLMAKNGVTIFFQGHDHVFVKQELDGVIYQSLPEPADPNYAFYNADAYKSDVKYPNTGHVRVSVSAQQVKVEYISSVLPKNETKEKANGTVIYSYIVLPKN, encoded by the coding sequence ATGTCAGACAAGCAAACAAATACGTGGTTGACTCGCCGCAAATTCGTCAGGATGGCGTTGTTAGCTTCTCCTGCTCTTGCGCTAATAGCGTGCGGGGAACAGCCCACCGCCACACCTCAGCCACAAACACAACAGCTACTAAATACTCCAACCTCAACCCCTCAACCTCAGCCGCAGACACAGCCTACAGCCGTATCTACTGTACAAAAATCAGATTCAAAAAAGGCGCAAACCCCCACAGCCGGTATTGTATCGGTTAATCCGGCTTTTGCTATGCCAGAATTACTAGGGCGACCAACAAATAATTCAATTGCGGTCAACATTGTACCGGTCAAAAAATTGGAATTATATGTTGAATATGGTACAGAATCGGCGAAATACACCGTACAGACCAAAACGATAATCGGCGAAGCAGCAACGCCGGTTGAAACGTTACTTGAAAACCTGCAACCTAATACACGCTACTATTACCGTGTAAGATACCGCGAACCCGGCGCAAGTTCTTTTTCAGAGGTTTTGGAAAACTCATTTGTTACACAGCGAGCTCCGGGTAGCGCCTTTATCTTTTCTATTCAAGGCGATTCGCATCCTGAGCGTCCCCAACAATTTGATGCGGATTTGTATATGCAGACGATGAAAAATGTTCAGGCGGAAGGAGCCGATTTTTTCCTTACTATAGGGGATGATTTCAGTGTAGATAAATTAAGTCCTCCTACTAAAGAGGGTGTAGAGCAGCTATACATCTATCAAAGGCAATTTCTAGCTCAAATAGGAAAAAGTTCGCCTGTATTTCTGGTAAACGGTAATCATGAACAAGCGGCAAAATATCTTTTAGATGGTACGCCAAACAATGTGGCGGTATGGGCACAAAACGCCCGCAACAAATATTTTTCGCAGCCTGCGCCTGACAACTTTTACAGTGGCGATACCCAAGCGGTGGAATTCATTGGACAGCTTAGGGATTATTACGCATGGACATGGGGCGATGCGCTGGTTGTTACGATTGACCCCTACTGGCATTCCGCTGTTCCGGTAGATAGCGTGCTTGGCGGCGGGGGCGATAAAAATATAGACCTATGGGACATAACTTTAGGAGATGCTCAATATCAATGGCTAAAGAAAACTCTCGAAGAGAGCAAAGCCAAGTATAAATTTGTTTTTACCCATCATGTGCTTGGCACCGGGCGCGGCGGAACTGATATGGCGAGTCAATATGAATGGGGCGGAAAAAATAAAAAAGGCGTTTGGGAATTTGATAAAAAACGTCCCGGCTGGGAATTGCCAATTCACCAATTGATGGCGAAAAACGGGGTTACTATCTTCTTTCAAGGGCATGACCATGTGTTCGTAAAACAGGAATTGGACGGCGTAATATACCAATCACTGCCTGAGCCTGCTGACCCCAACTATGCTTTCTATAACGCAGATGCCTATAAATCAGATGTGAAATACCCCAACACAGGGCATGTGCGGGTTTCTGTATCGGCACAGCAAGTTAAGGTTGAGTATATTAGCTCGGTTTTACCGAAAAATGAGACAAAAGAAAAGGCTAACGGGACGGTCATCTACTCATATATAGTTTTACCTAAAAACTAA
- a CDS encoding thioredoxin family protein, protein MLNVKVLGSGCANCKKLEGLVRKVVDEQGLVAEVEKVTDYAEIMKWNVMSTPGLVVNDKVVSTGRIPKESEVKAWLNS, encoded by the coding sequence ATGCTTAATGTAAAAGTGCTTGGCTCTGGGTGTGCCAATTGTAAGAAACTTGAGGGATTGGTTCGGAAAGTGGTGGACGAGCAGGGCTTGGTAGCCGAGGTTGAAAAGGTAACCGATTATGCCGAGATTATGAAGTGGAATGTTATGTCCACGCCCGGTCTGGTGGTTAACGATAAGGTGGTTTCCACCGGGCGCATCCCCAAAGAGAGCGAAGTAAAAGCTTGGCTTAACTCATGA
- a CDS encoding permease, producing the protein MSVPTISTKRAGLHPILILGLAAMVWLVAYNIIEPLANWIAYNLLGLEHGSHLGEALAFFLYDVPKIILLLGGMIFVITIIRSFFSPEQTRAFLGGKREGIGNVLAASLGVVTPFCSCSAVPLFIGFVEAGIPLGVTFSFLIAAPLVNEVALVMLFGLFGWQVALLYMGSGLVIAVLAGIIIGRLKLERYVEDFVWQVKMGKAALDLTKPALPQRLSIGWQSTKEIVGKVWLYVIIGIAVGAAIHGYVPESALADIMGKDAWWSVPAAVGLGVPLYSNAAGVMPVVSTLIEKGAAMGTALAFMMAVVGLSLPEMIILRRVLKPQLIGVFVLVLALAITLTGYLFNLVL; encoded by the coding sequence ATGTCCGTTCCTACAATTTCTACCAAACGCGCCGGATTACATCCCATCCTGATTCTGGGACTAGCTGCTATGGTTTGGTTAGTCGCTTACAATATTATTGAACCACTGGCGAATTGGATTGCCTATAACCTGCTTGGGCTGGAGCATGGCTCGCATCTGGGAGAAGCACTTGCCTTCTTTCTGTATGATGTGCCAAAAATCATCCTGCTTTTAGGAGGGATGATATTCGTGATTACCATAATTCGTTCCTTTTTCAGTCCAGAACAAACCCGCGCTTTTCTGGGTGGGAAGCGCGAAGGGATCGGTAATGTACTGGCAGCCTCTCTCGGAGTGGTAACCCCTTTTTGCTCTTGCTCAGCCGTACCGCTTTTTATCGGGTTTGTAGAAGCGGGCATTCCACTGGGTGTCACCTTTTCCTTCCTTATAGCGGCTCCACTAGTAAATGAGGTAGCGTTAGTGATGCTTTTTGGTCTTTTCGGTTGGCAGGTAGCCCTTTTATATATGGGTTCGGGGTTGGTAATCGCGGTACTTGCCGGGATTATTATCGGGCGGCTAAAGCTTGAGCGTTACGTGGAGGATTTTGTTTGGCAGGTCAAAATGGGCAAAGCCGCTTTGGATCTAACCAAACCAGCTTTACCGCAGCGGTTGTCGATCGGTTGGCAATCCACGAAAGAGATTGTAGGCAAGGTCTGGCTATATGTGATAATTGGGATTGCGGTGGGAGCGGCGATACACGGCTACGTGCCGGAAAGTGCCTTAGCGGATATTATGGGCAAAGACGCTTGGTGGTCTGTACCAGCAGCAGTAGGATTGGGAGTGCCACTCTATTCGAATGCAGCAGGAGTAATGCCGGTAGTGAGTACCCTTATTGAAAAAGGGGCGGCAATGGGAACAGCGCTGGCATTTATGATGGCAGTGGTGGGACTGAGTCTGCCGGAAATGATTATTCTCCGGCGAGTGTTAAAGCCACAGCTTATCGGGGTTTTTGTTCTGGTGCTGGCATTGGCAATTACGCTGACCGGCTATTTGTTCAACCTAGTGCTTTAG